Proteins encoded within one genomic window of Ottowia sp. SB7-C50:
- the fabG gene encoding 3-oxoacyl-ACP reductase FabG: protein MSEVSSAGQVALVTGATRGIGAAIAQALAARGMKVIGTATTEDGAGKISAALAAYPDCRGVALNVNDAAASEALIDGIVKQHGALHVLVNNAGITRDQLAMRMKDDDWDAVLDTNLKAVFRLSRAVMRPMMKQRYGRIVSITSVVGASGNPGQANYAAAKAGLAGMTRALARELGSRGITVNCVAPGFIATDMTAALGEEQQKTLAAQIPLGRLGQPADIAAAVAYLAGPEAGYVTGQELHVNGGMFMA from the coding sequence ATGAGTGAAGTGAGTTCCGCGGGCCAGGTGGCCCTGGTGACGGGCGCCACGCGCGGTATCGGCGCGGCCATTGCGCAGGCGCTGGCCGCGCGCGGCATGAAGGTGATCGGCACCGCCACCACCGAAGACGGCGCCGGCAAGATCAGCGCCGCGCTGGCGGCCTACCCCGACTGCCGGGGCGTGGCACTCAATGTCAACGACGCGGCCGCGTCCGAGGCGCTGATCGACGGCATCGTCAAGCAGCACGGCGCGCTGCACGTGCTGGTCAACAATGCCGGCATCACGCGCGACCAGCTGGCCATGCGCATGAAGGACGACGACTGGGACGCCGTGCTGGACACCAACCTCAAGGCGGTGTTCCGCCTGTCGCGCGCCGTCATGCGCCCCATGATGAAGCAGCGCTACGGCCGCATCGTCAGCATCACCAGCGTGGTGGGCGCGTCGGGCAATCCGGGGCAGGCCAACTACGCCGCCGCCAAGGCCGGCCTGGCGGGCATGACGCGCGCGCTGGCGCGCGAACTGGGCAGCCGCGGCATCACCGTGAACTGCGTTGCGCCCGGCTTCATCGCCACCGACATGACCGCCGCGCTGGGCGAAGAACAGCAGAAAACGCTGGCCGCGCAGATCCCGCTCGGCCGCCTGGGCCAGCCGGCCGACATCGCCGCCGCCGTGGCCTACCTGGCCGGGCCCGAGGCGGGCTACGTGACGGGGCAGGAGCTGCACGTCAACGGCGGCATGTTCATGGCCTGA
- the acpP gene encoding acyl carrier protein, whose protein sequence is MSDIEARVKKIIAEQLGVEESQVTNEKAFVADLGADSLDTVELVMALEDEFGIEIPDEDAEKITTVQAAIDYANSKKA, encoded by the coding sequence ATGAGTGATATCGAAGCACGTGTCAAGAAAATCATCGCCGAGCAACTCGGCGTGGAAGAGTCGCAAGTCACCAACGAAAAGGCTTTCGTGGCCGATCTGGGTGCCGACTCGCTCGACACGGTGGAACTGGTGATGGCGCTCGAAGACGAGTTCGGCATCGAGATCCCGGACGAGGACGCCGAGAAGATCACGACGGTGCAGGCCGCCATCGACTACGCCAACAGCAAGAAGGCCTGA
- the fabF gene encoding beta-ketoacyl-ACP synthase II, whose protein sequence is MNRRRVVVTGLGCVSPVGNSVAQSWASLLAGRSGIDHITRFDTSAFASRIAGEVKGLDISPHISAKEARTMDTFIHYGIVAAAEAVRDAGLATGEALDEEASHRIGCVIGSGIGGLPMIEETQTECASRGPRRISPFFVPASIVNMVAGHVSMKFGFRGPNLAIATACTTGLHCIGEAGRLIEYGDADIVVAGGTESTVSPLGVGGFAAMRALSTRNDDPQTASRPWDKDRDGFVLGEGAGILVLEEYEHAKARGAKIYAELAGFGMSADAGHMTAPNMDGPRRAMLGALRNAGVNADQIGYVNAHGTSTPLGDINESNAIKAALGDHAKATVVSSTKSMTGHLLGGAGGIESVFTVLALHEQKVPPTINLFSQDPECDLDYCANTARDVKMDYALKNNFGFGGTNGSLVFKRV, encoded by the coding sequence ATGAATCGACGCCGCGTTGTCGTGACGGGCCTTGGCTGCGTCAGCCCCGTGGGCAATTCGGTGGCACAGAGCTGGGCCAGCCTGCTGGCCGGCCGCTCGGGCATCGATCACATCACGCGTTTCGACACCAGCGCCTTCGCCAGCCGCATTGCCGGCGAGGTGAAGGGGCTGGATATTTCGCCGCACATCTCGGCGAAAGAAGCGCGCACCATGGACACCTTCATCCATTACGGCATCGTGGCCGCCGCCGAGGCGGTGCGTGACGCCGGCCTGGCCACGGGCGAGGCGCTGGATGAAGAGGCTTCCCACCGCATCGGCTGCGTGATCGGCTCCGGCATCGGCGGCCTGCCGATGATCGAGGAGACGCAGACCGAATGCGCATCGCGCGGGCCGCGCCGCATTTCGCCCTTCTTCGTTCCGGCCTCCATCGTCAACATGGTGGCGGGCCACGTGTCGATGAAGTTCGGCTTTCGCGGCCCCAACCTGGCCATCGCCACCGCCTGCACCACCGGCCTGCACTGCATCGGCGAAGCCGGTCGCCTCATCGAATACGGTGACGCCGACATCGTGGTGGCCGGCGGCACCGAGTCCACCGTGTCGCCGCTGGGCGTCGGCGGCTTTGCCGCCATGCGCGCGCTGTCCACCCGCAACGACGACCCCCAGACCGCGTCGCGCCCGTGGGACAAGGACCGCGACGGCTTCGTGCTGGGCGAGGGCGCCGGCATCCTGGTGCTCGAAGAATACGAACATGCCAAGGCGCGCGGCGCCAAAATCTACGCCGAACTGGCGGGCTTCGGCATGAGCGCCGATGCCGGCCACATGACGGCGCCCAACATGGACGGCCCGCGCCGCGCCATGCTCGGCGCGCTGCGCAATGCCGGCGTCAACGCCGACCAGATCGGCTACGTCAACGCGCACGGCACGTCCACGCCGCTGGGCGACATCAACGAATCCAACGCCATCAAGGCCGCGCTGGGCGATCATGCCAAGGCGACGGTGGTCAGTTCCACCAAGTCGATGACCGGCCACCTGCTGGGCGGCGCCGGCGGCATCGAAAGCGTGTTCACCGTGCTGGCGCTGCACGAGCAGAAGGTGCCGCCCACCATCAACCTCTTCAGCCAGGACCCGGAATGCGACCTGGACTACTGCGCCAACACCGCCCGTGACGTGAAGATGGACTACGCGCTCAAAAACAATTTCGGCTTTGGCGGCACCAACGGCTCGTTGGTGTTCAAGCGCGTCTGA
- the rpoE gene encoding RNA polymerase sigma factor RpoE, producing MLVERAAAGDQRAYELLVIKYQRRIERLIGRMVRDVDLVPDIAQETFIRAWRALHQFRGDAQFYTWLYRIAVNTAKKSLMEMKRDPIVTEAALQSSDDDDETSRRENELTSESTPESELAAREIAAAVNAAMEALPEDLRQAVTLREIEGLSYEEIAEAMNCPIGTVRSRIFRAREAISARVKPLLSYQTGKRW from the coding sequence CTGCTGGTCGAGCGCGCGGCCGCGGGCGACCAGCGCGCCTACGAGCTGCTGGTGATCAAGTACCAGCGCCGCATCGAGCGGCTGATCGGCCGCATGGTGCGCGACGTCGACCTGGTGCCCGATATCGCGCAGGAAACCTTCATCCGCGCCTGGCGGGCGCTGCACCAGTTCCGCGGCGACGCCCAGTTCTACACCTGGCTCTACCGCATCGCCGTCAACACGGCCAAGAAGTCGCTGATGGAAATGAAGCGCGACCCCATCGTGACCGAGGCCGCCCTGCAGTCCAGCGACGACGACGATGAAACTTCCCGGCGCGAGAACGAACTAACCTCGGAATCCACGCCGGAGTCTGAACTGGCGGCACGCGAAATCGCGGCCGCAGTCAACGCCGCGATGGAGGCTCTGCCCGAGGATTTGCGCCAGGCCGTCACCCTGCGCGAGATCGAAGGCCTGAGCTACGAAGAGATTGCGGAAGCCATGAATTGCCCGATCGGTACCGTGCGCTCGCGGATTTTCCGGGCGCGCGAGGCCATTTCAGCCAGGGTCAAGCCCTTGCTGAGCTATCAGACAGGCAAGCGTTGGTGA
- a CDS encoding sigma-E factor negative regulatory protein, with the protein MKNQVQAQLDRETLSALMDGHLQGAEAGKALRMMDSAEARECWQVYHLVGDVLRSSDLAACGRDSAFVSRLSARLAQETGPVAVVPAARPLDTRDVARPAANDGVFRWKMVAGLASFAAVAAIGWGVMGGIGPQPGMGAQLAQGPSGAPTQVVTLMAAPQATLATASEPAAAVMLRDARLDELLAAHRQTAGASALGNAAGFLRNATFEGPGR; encoded by the coding sequence ATGAAGAATCAAGTGCAAGCACAACTGGATCGTGAAACGCTGTCGGCCCTGATGGACGGGCACCTGCAGGGCGCCGAAGCCGGCAAGGCCCTGCGCATGATGGACTCCGCCGAAGCGCGCGAATGCTGGCAGGTCTACCACCTGGTGGGCGACGTGCTGCGATCGTCCGACCTGGCCGCCTGCGGGCGCGACAGCGCTTTCGTCAGCCGCCTCAGCGCGCGCCTGGCGCAAGAAACCGGCCCGGTGGCCGTGGTGCCGGCAGCGCGCCCCCTGGACACGCGCGATGTCGCCCGCCCGGCTGCCAACGATGGCGTGTTCCGCTGGAAGATGGTGGCCGGCCTGGCGTCGTTTGCCGCCGTCGCAGCCATCGGCTGGGGCGTGATGGGTGGCATCGGCCCGCAGCCGGGCATGGGCGCGCAACTGGCGCAGGGCCCGTCCGGCGCGCCCACGCAGGTCGTGACGCTGATGGCTGCGCCTCAGGCGACGCTGGCGACCGCGTCCGAACCCGCTGCCGCGGTCATGCTGCGCGATGCGCGACTGGACGAGCTGCTGGCCGCACATCGCCAGACCGCCGGCGCCTCGGCGCTGGGCAACGCCGCCGGCTTCTTGCGCAACGCCACCTTCGAGGGCCCCGGGCGTTGA
- a CDS encoding MucB/RseB C-terminal domain-containing protein: protein MFPNLLNNGQGFKTADYYAANEVGQGRVAGFDADIVVLQPRDDWRFGYRIWSEKRTGLVVKTQTLDASGHVLEQAAFSELQLNAPVQADKLRQMMGSTEGYRVTKAERVRTTPEAEGWRLKAGVPGFQPQSCYRRPVSPVTSVVQWVFSDGLATVSLFMQPFERERHDREGLAVLGATHTMTRRVADRGGDWWVTAVGEVPPATLKAFLQGIERRP, encoded by the coding sequence GTGTTCCCGAACCTGCTCAACAACGGCCAGGGCTTCAAGACGGCCGACTACTACGCCGCCAACGAAGTGGGCCAGGGCCGTGTGGCTGGTTTCGATGCCGACATTGTCGTGCTGCAGCCGCGCGACGACTGGCGCTTTGGCTATCGAATCTGGAGCGAGAAGCGCACCGGACTGGTCGTCAAGACGCAGACGCTCGATGCCAGCGGCCACGTGCTGGAGCAGGCCGCGTTCTCTGAATTGCAGCTCAACGCGCCGGTGCAGGCCGACAAGCTGCGCCAGATGATGGGCAGCACCGAAGGCTACCGCGTCACCAAGGCCGAGCGCGTGCGCACCACGCCCGAAGCGGAAGGCTGGCGGCTGAAGGCTGGCGTGCCGGGCTTCCAGCCGCAGAGCTGCTATCGGCGCCCGGTGTCGCCGGTCACTTCGGTGGTGCAGTGGGTGTTTTCGGATGGCTTGGCGACCGTGTCGCTGTTCATGCAGCCCTTTGAGCGCGAGCGCCATGACCGCGAAGGCTTGGCCGTGCTGGGCGCCACCCACACCATGACGCGGCGCGTGGCCGACCGCGGGGGCGACTGGTGGGTCACGGCGGTGGGCGAAGTGCCGCCGGCCACGCTGAAAGCTTTCTTGCAGGGTATCGAACGCCGCCCCTGA